A segment of the Xenopus tropicalis strain Nigerian chromosome 6, UCB_Xtro_10.0, whole genome shotgun sequence genome:
ACATCCATGCTTATTAGTGATGTGAGTAAAAGTTTACAGCCCCGCTGCATTGCGCCAATTCATGGGTCAGAGCGCTTCCCGGGCTTGGAGCAGAGCAGAGAGGTGAGACCCTGCCTATGGGGGTAATTGGTGGGCCCGAAACCACCCAACATGGAGGTTGTAGGCCAATCAGCACATTACTAATACTTACCATTTTCAAAATGGCTGCCAGTTTTTTGTTTGTGTCATTGGCACATGCAAAGTGTGGTTTAGGCtattattaacaaatatttataaagcactaacatatCCAACAGTgctatatacattaaacatacagattacatacaaaaatataacCTATAAGGGGTAAAGAAGGCCCTGCCTAAAACAGACTAGAATCTAAGAAGGAGAAGGGGAATGAGAAACAATATCATAGTAGAAGATTTAAAGGAGCAGCACACCATATTATACGGAGACAGGGAGCTTACGTCCTTTTATTATAACCACCTGTGCATAAGTGTGAATTTGTAAGAAGTGGCATCATTCATATTGGGTAACTGTTTTCTGGCAACCTTTGAgacctgaactgggattcaaaatcagccctggcatttcaagtacacagaggcccaaaaagccccctgCAGGCCCAATAAATACTAACTGACTTTATcactgagatcaagtacaaggtactgttttattattacagaaaaaaaaaatgtagtcgatgggagatgaccttccccttattctgaactttctggataatgggtttccagataagggatcccatacctgtactaagttccCACAGAAGTGCACGCAAAAGGTGTAAAATAATGATTGTCTTTATTACACCATCTTAATGTCAAATTTGGATTTAGACTTATTTTACATGTACTGTTCTTTATATTCTGTTATAAAAACCCTCCCAGGTCACCAACAAACACCCACACCGGCTGCATAGGAAGCTATCGCTCTAGCCACTTCCTGCCAGAGGATCCAATGCTTGCTCTCTCTCCCTTTCTGACAGCCTGCTTACGTGACTACCATGGCGATCTGTAGCTTCTTCCTGCAGGGTCGCTGTAGGTATGGAGAGAAGTGTTGGAATGAACACCCGAGAGGCGGCAGCAGCCGGTATCAGTCTCAGAACCGATACCAAGAACCACCAGGTAAAAtggtaactagttaagttttaaCGTTTAATGTGCAACAGAACAGAACGAAGCAACATCATAATGATACTTGTTACCCAACACTGCAACAGCTTTATAATTGGTTTAATAGGTCAGTTTGCCACATTTTGCTCGTACTGCCCAGCCCTCTGGGTAATTATAGCTTCTCCTCCCTTGTCAACTAGGCAGATGCCTTGTAGAAGTCCCTTATTACACTCCTAACTTAATGAACAGAGCAATGAAAGGAGGTGGCCCCCACACAGATCTGCCAAATATTGTGTGGGTTTGACTAGATCTTTGTcaccttaaagggcacctgtcactaaaattttatatatgcatatatatatgagaaagtTCCACACTTGTAGGTCTTAAGAAAACAAAATGGCACTTTATTTACAGGAACAAATGTATGACACTATACCATTTTCAAAATAGTTTCATTTCTAACCTACTCTCGCCTCACAATTTAAGGTAATGCTAAGGGCACTTGGGGCTCATCATCTCAGAGATATGTGCAACCGTCTAGCTTTTCCAGATCCACAACATGGGTCAATAGGGACAATGAAAAGCCTTCATCAGGATCTCATTCTGGATTTGACAACAGAAATGTTAAATTTACGGCTGCCACAGGATTCCCTTCGTCTCAAAACCGCTTTGCTGCTTTAAGCTCACAAGACAATTCCAGAGATGCTCAGACAGACAAAGGGAATATTATGtaagtgtttttattttgataatgGTTGCTTTTTTATAATCATGCTTTAAATGGCAACACATTAAAATTTGCTTGTTTGTTACGTTTAGATGaagcaaagatctgctcatttgataaTCTTTAGGCCCATTGGCCAATAATCAGATACTGGAATAGATAGCTGGCTGGCCATTGGGAAGCCTCTGTGCATAGGCCAATGAGTTACTGATTCAGTCTGGAGGGGCTGAGTGAGCAGCTTATATCGGCCCAGGTATAACCAACTTTAGCTGCTGGGTGTGCACAACTTAGTGTTGCTACACCATTGCTTGTACCTATAGACTCTTGCTGGTTTATGGTGCAGGAATTGTTTGCCCAGGATAATTTTTGCCTGCAAATGCTGAACTCCTTTAAGCTGGCTATTGCTAACACAacacaaaaagcaaaacaattgaCAGTGACACTAGTACGTCATGTTCCAGCCTTCTGCTGTGAGACAGCTAGGACATTAGCTGATAAATGGTGTGCTTATGCTGAAATTTGTAGTTAATTCCTTATTGGACATGTGACCAAAATTACGAGAAACAATTAAGAATATACAAGCCAAATGTTTCTTCAGAGTTTAatagattattacattttgatgttgTCCAACATTTTCCATGTAGTAAACCATTTAGCTGCTAAGAATAAGTGGACCAGACTAGGATAAATAATTATGTAAGACAGGTAACTCTTTGGAGCAGGCTGAGGACTGTAAAAATCAAGTGGACTACATATCAAGCCTTCCCTGTTGCTGACATGTATTTCTCCAAAAGTTGGAGACCCTGACATTCCCTATTAACTTTGGAGAACAATCCATTAATTCTGTGAGTATTAGAAATATACAGAGGTCCCTAGAAACTTATTACCATGCGAAGGATGGAGGGGGGCACACAAGGAAAGTGTCTCTTTGATCTCGCCACTTCACCACTAAGTTCACTGTGATATAGTGAATATGTAATGAAACACTAGTGTTGACCACTACCCTATATGTAAGGGTTGGAAGCCAGGGTTAATGTAATAACACCAAGAAATCCTTGATTGGTAAGTGGTATGTAAACAGAAAACTTGCTTACAGACCTGCTTGTCTTTCCTATGCACCTATGCCCTGACATGGGGCACTGATACAAAATTGACAACTCTAATGTGTGTGAGTCTCCGCTGTGGCCCTACCCAtgcccccttagggctctggtacacggggagatgtcacccacgacaaatctcccttgttgcgggcgattaatctccccgatattACAACCCACCAGCCAGTGGTGATTTCtgcaaatcgcgccgccacgtatgccatcccaccggcgatttacattttcaccggtgggatgtcatatcggggagtttagtcgccctcaacaaggaagatttgttgtgtgactaaactcccttgtgtgccagagcccttatactcctTTTACTAAAACCATTGTTTAATCAGAATTTGACTGTCCTTTAAGATCTTCTCTATTGTGTCTAAGAAAAGTAATTTTTCATAGGGatacatttataattttatatttgcATCATATAACTTATATTAAAGCAGTGGTAATGATTTTGAAGGGCTGCATTGCCACAGCCAAAGGGTTGGATACCAGATGATGCCTAATGGTGGTttgcacttcctgtttaatgcaATAGATCATTGCAGTTTGGGTCTCTGCTGCATGTATTGCAGTCAATAAATATTACTGGCTTGTGTCTCCTTTTAGAGATGACATCACAAACGATATGGAGATCTGGGAATCTTCAGGACAATGGATGTTTTCGGTTTACTCCATGTTAAGAGAGAAGAAAAATATCTCAGGTAATTTATGAAACATGTATTAGCAGGTGATATTATTATGAATTTTATGTATGATAGAGACCACTGTATGTTTAATAGAATTtgctactgtcttcatctttattttatttaccttttttgtTCTAAAACACTCAAGTTTGGAATGTCAACTGCTACCTTATTGGTAGGGctcaaaggaacagttcagtgtaaaaatgaaactgggtaaaataggcagtgcaaaataaaaaactatttgtaatatagttaggcaaaaatgtaatctaaaaaggctgaagtgggcagatgtctaacataatggccatagCACtatttcctcctttacagctctctaagctgttagcagtcagtagccaatcagtgacttgaggggggcccaTATGgtacataactattcagttagtttgcatttgaatctgacctgcgtgctcacaaactaactgaatagttatgtcccatgtggcccccactaaagtcactgaccaactaagaggttagagagctgaaagcagggagtagagttctggctattatattagacatctacccactccagtctttatagattacatttttgcctaactaactattatatatatattatatatatctattttacccagtttcatttttacactgaactgttcttttaatgaccttagcaaccaagcagccgGTTAGAAATCAGAATACAGATCAGTAGGAAAGTGCTtgaacagaaagaaaataaatataaacaacaaTCAAATGAAATCCTCAGTCATCAGTTGCAGGCAGGAAATAGGCAAAATAGGAATGCTGGTATGCTAATTctaaaccatacaaaataaataagagCAATTGATAGgttgccatttgggtgggggagacgtgcccaactgatatagattgtaggcaaatgtaggctttacatgtcatttaaaggACCAGGAACACTAAAAATGATTCAGTTAAAATTTCTAGTGCTTCATTTAAAATACCATAAAGTTCTCTTGCTGCAGTCTCATTAAAAGGCAATAAGACAACTTGAACTGTGCCAGACCCTATGCAAGCCAGTTGCTGAAGAGCTATAAAGGATTTTCTTACCCcttgtgtttttttgttcagTGTGATTTATTGGTGTAAGTGCTGCGAGCAGTGAAGGCAGCACCCAGGTCAGCCATAAATCCACAGTCAGTCCGTGATAACAAACAGAGAGCTTACAAGGGGCTTGAAAATCCCTCATAGAACTGCAGCAGCTGGCTTCCGGTTTGAGGAGCTCGCAAGCAGGGTCTGGCACAGTTCAAGTCACCCTGTTGCCTTTCTAAGACAGCAGGAAGAGAACTTTTTTAATGGTATTTTTGCATAAAGCACTTAAAATAATAAACTTTGTTCAAAGTAGATGTATTTATAGAGGGGTATAGAATAGATATTAAGcttaataattttaatattactgttcctttaacatcacAGCATTCTATTAAGCCAAGATCTATTGTCTTGTTCAGATGAATATTATATGATCTTTTATAAGGCCTTATAAGTTTGTTATTCAGCAGCATGGGAGAGAAGATGTATGCAGATATATTTAGGTGGATTTTGatgcaaaaatatgcatttttgtggcaatatctgctctgtgtgcctgcatacAGGCCATTGCAGTGACTCTCAGTGCAGAGAATTGAAGGAGTAGGTTTGCCTTTAGTAACTAAcagtaaaaaatgttagtgtaaaAGTATAAACTGGAAACAAGTGTTTGTGTGCCTGTGCATGCTTACTATTATATCCCACAGGATACTGGGTTTCtgatgtacttggggggggggggggaatcctgCAGCTACAGGACTGCTGTGGGATAAATTTATGGGGAGTGAGCACGGATTCTCAAGTTTCCTCTGCCTTTCTCTAGGATTTGCAGACTTCTCCCCTGAGGAGCTGCGTCTTGAATACTATGCTTGCCAGGCTGAAGGAAATCCTCTGAAATATGTAAGCAAATGTATCAAACAATTTTGTCTGACTAGGTATATGATAATTGTGCCTTTTTTCTAGACTGGGGGAAAGGGCCAGTGGAGAAACTGCTGATCTGCCCCATGTTCTCTGAGCAGGAAATGCTTTGGTAGGAAATACGTCTGCTTGTTTCATGTTTAAGGGCTGGAAAaagtgatgtaccgtgttagccagtcaaaaatgtttacagggtaacccttttgaaataaaaaaataacaaaagtggtataaaggtgatatctTTATTggctaagataatcatagcaagctttcagaacattttagtttcttttttcaATCTGATTACAATgaagagttgaaagttttcattaatttgtactcccataccttcctttcattctctgttttaaagtttcccttaaggaccaagattcttaaatcatgtatggagtggtgagggctgttaaaatggttccctactggtgtgtccagttttttatttggtgctggcattcaggcagcccccaaacctaaaaaaggaaggtatgggagtacaaattaatgaaaactttcaactctctggaaaagggactgaacctgggccttggatttatggcaaattatatagattaagaactgcctgcacccagccagaaatacaaacatctgtagagaccctgggccagttaatcacatggaattccatttacttcacacttcagtaacttaccctaatttatatcaagtcactttgatccacattatcctgtaccttatctgtttgtccttgtcaccttccacacagatattccttttttctggttatttgatctatgagctgattgtggtatatatatcagagagcatcTCAGCTTCATTGtgatcagcttgaaaaaggagctaaaatgttctgaaagctttttagccaataaaggtatcacctttataccacctttgttattttttatttcaaaagggttaccctgtaaacatgttTAAGGGCCAAAATACACCCCATGTGAGCACTGCCAGGCCATGTGTGATATTGGCCCAGCTGTTTCATCTGTAACTTCCAGCCTCCCTTAGAATGTGAAATGATTTGACAGCAAACTTACTTATCTTGCAATATCTTCAGACTAGTAATAATATTCATTTATGCCTTGATTGCATATCTGTAGAATCTGGGATTTTTTTTCAGGCTGGAGgaagcaactttattttttttaatccttttttCACTGTCAGAAACTCTACTGTTGTAGTGCAAGTTGCTTTTCTTTGCTCCAGACCATTGAACATGTTTGCATGTTCTATAAGCTTCTATTACCTTTGATATAAATGATACTTTTTAGCTCAGTGGATCTTGGTATGAATAAGTTTATAATACCACAAGCCAGAGTAAAGGGTGCAGAATGCTGATATATCACTTGAAACCATGATATGCTAAACCAAATATAGTCACAGTGCAAAGATAGATTCCTCAACACTACATAAAAAGCATCTAAAGAATCTGTTTACTGTGTTGCATAATGGTCCTCATTTTTCAAATTATGCCAACCAGAGTTTTGCACATTGTTATAAAAAGTTTTTGATGTTGTCACAAGTAGCTAGCCAGAGCAAGGCTACCATAACAGCGGCGATGTCCTAGTCTGTTTTCTGCCACCATCTCTTCATCACAAGTCTGGACATACCCACTCCTCATGACTATGGTGCTATACGGCCATACATGGATATTAAAATTGCCCTTGTCCTAGTCTTTTTGTGTTATTATCTGCTTATTTTGTGCTGCAAACATGCACATAAATgatatacaattacattaaattgtAATAATTCTCTTCCAGATTAATGCTGTTCAGCAATTGGGAAGCAAATGGAAACAAAGGATACTTGAACTAAAAAACCTGAATCCATCATCAAAAATGGCTCTGGTGAGTCTCACTAATACAGTTCCTCAGGTTTTCTGAAGGTTCTTATCTGATAAATCTGTGATGGTTTAAAAGGGAATTACACAGTAGTACTTGTAATCCAAGCATCTGCTCCCACCACCAATGTCCTTCTATTGCAGCCACCAACAACTttcatctttttattatttaatgaacAGTGACTGTGCATACTGTCAGAGGCATCCAGtatgtttgaaaacaaaaaacaacactAATTGCACATTGCTGCTTTCTAGACAGGGCATTTACACCTTTATTTACATTCACAGTTTACAAATGTATGATTGGACATGCTGTGCCTTTTAATCAATGTGATATTGCATCTGATTTCTTGagctttatattatataacataatCACAAGAGGGCAGCATAAGACCAGTCACACaaaattgaatacaaaaaaatccctctacatttttttttaccattacgcagcactttacactAATAACAAACGTCGGTCATACAATAATTtaccaaacaagtgttacagagtaaaaaaaaataggattagAGTCCTACTcaaaagaacttacaatgtaaaatctgcaaaatgcTAGCTGATAAATCATATATTTTACGTGTGCATTTTTGTGTCGCTGATGTGTAACATTGTATTTATGCTGACCATGTTTTTGCAGTTTAATGAATTGAGTAGTCCATCATCTGATATGACTTCAGGTTATAATGGACAACAAAAACCTGCCTTTGGTTCTTCAAGTAAGTTAACATAATGGCAACTGTACCAGCCACCTTTTTGTATTGGGTGTAAACTGGGTATCTTTATTGTTcccaaataagaaaaaataagtcAGCAGAAGTCAGATACTCAAATACTTCAAATACATTAGTTGTTCTGACAATGTACTAGTCTAGGCTTTTGCTGATGCCCTACTTGTATTTGCACTGCTTTAGCACAAGCTGTAGTAGTATttcatgcaaaatgttttttgtttttttggttttttttacatcTTATGGCTCTTTTCCTTTCTGCAGGTTTCCCTACAAACAACACAGCCCCAACAGCAGCCACATTCAGCTTTAAGGCAGATGCAGCAAATGCTGCTAAAGCTGGTGCAA
Coding sequences within it:
- the nupl2 gene encoding nucleoporin NUP42 yields the protein MAICSFFLQGRCRYGEKCWNEHPRGGSSRYQSQNRYQEPPGNAKGTWGSSSQRYVQPSSFSRSTTWVNRDNEKPSSGSHSGFDNRNVKFTAATGFPSSQNRFAALSSQDNSRDAQTDKGNIIDDITNDMEIWESSGQWMFSVYSMLREKKNISGFADFSPEELRLEYYACQAEGNPLKYINAVQQLGSKWKQRILELKNLNPSSKMALFNELSSPSSDMTSGYNGQQKPAFGSSSFPTNNTAPTAATFSFKADAANAAKAGATNSLAGSNVPAFGNKPTSAPSFGSGGAATAASFSFAPSSSSNFGATTSTSGFGNASNTASFQGTANSAAAPAFGVASSSTAATGFGGGFSTTGAMNTGVRDLFSAGTVGPGPVTSLFVQTTGPLHATASSTSLDGQSFRPSALNTTNSLFTPQNELSAEELAQFKAQRFTLGKIPLKPPPADLLNVS